The proteins below are encoded in one region of Hordeum vulgare subsp. vulgare chromosome 3H, MorexV3_pseudomolecules_assembly, whole genome shotgun sequence:
- the LOC123440727 gene encoding uncharacterized protein LOC123440727, translating into MAAKRKAGSLLVVILVVAVATSCVPVASGDEKAAPTCLTEYSKLCGKGEKKDVACTAMVDKACGTEATSVTFIERLFTELAEVGEKKEEAFNIQTSGGQRALKESVDKHGGCPGNKTVKDYSTQCGADCDKACMEPTCTDNCNVECPYMAARFGYIMATPANKKAIEQDMDCFKRCSKEKDSSDNKCRDTCKLISSTPTLG; encoded by the coding sequence ATGGCCGCCAAGCGAAAGGCCGGGTCGCTGCTAGTCGTCATCCTTGTGGTGGCGGTGGCCACATCATGTGTGCCGGTGGCCTCCGGGGATGAGAAGGCTGCTCCCACCTGCCTCACCGAGTACTCCAAGCTCTGTGGCAAGGGCGAGAAAAAGGACGTCGCGTGCACCGCCATGGTCGACAAGGCATGCGGCACTGAGGCAACCAGCGTCACCTTCATCGAGCGCTTGTTCACGGAGCTCGCCGAGGTcggggaaaagaaggaagaagcctTTAATATACAAACGTCTGGAGGGCAGCGTGCCCTGAAAGAATCCGTCGACAAGCATGGTGGCTGCCCCGGCAACAAGACCGTCAAGGACTATTCTACCCAATGCGGCGCCGACTGTGACAAGGCATGCATGGAACCTACTTGCACCGACAACTGCAACGTCGAATGCCCATACATGGCTGCGAGATTTGGCTACATCATGGCCACCCCCGCCAATAAGAAAGCCATAGAGCAAGACATGGATTGCTTTAAGCGTTGCTCAAAGGAAAAGGATAGCTCAGATAACAAGTGTCGCGATACATGCAAGCTGATTTCTTCTACCCCGACACTTGGCTAG
- the LOC123440730 gene encoding uncharacterized protein LOC123440730 translates to MAAKRKAGSLLVVILVVAVATSCVPVASGDEKAAPTCLTEYSKLCGKGEKKDVACTAMVDKACGTEATSVTFIERLFTELAEVGEKKEEAFNIQTSGGQRALKESIDKHGGCPGNKTVKDYSTQCGADCDKACMEPTCTDHCNVECPYMAARFGYIMATPANKKAIEQDMDCFKRCSKEKDSSDNKCRDTCKLISSTPTLG, encoded by the coding sequence ATGGCCGCCAAGCGAAAGGCCGGGTCGCTGCTAGTCGTCATCCTTGTGGTGGCGGTGGCCACATCATGTGTGCCGGTGGCCTCCGGGGATGAGAAGGCTGCTCCCACCTGCCTCACCGAGTACTCCAAGCTCTGTGGCAAGGGCGAGAAAAAGGACGTCGCGTGCACCGCCATGGTCGACAAGGCATGCGGCACTGAGGCAACCAGCGTCACCTTCATCGAGCGCTTGTTCACGGAGCTCGCCGAGGTcggggaaaagaaggaagaagcctTTAATATACAAACGTCTGGAGGGCAGCGTGCCCTGAAAGAATCCATCGACAAGCATGGTGGCTGCCCCGGCAACAAGACCGTCAAGGACTATTCTACCCAATGCGGCGCCGACTGTGACAAGGCATGCATGGAACCTACTTGCACCGACCACTGCAACGTCGAATGCCCATACATGGCTGCGAGATTTGGCTACATCATGGCCACCCCCGCCAATAAGAAAGCCATAGAGCAAGACATGGATTGCTTTAAGCGTTGCTCAAAGGAAAAGGATAGCTCAGATAACAAGTGTCGCGATACATGCAAGCTGATTTCTTCTACCCCGACACTTGGCTAG